In a genomic window of Drosophila takahashii strain IR98-3 E-12201 chromosome 3L, DtakHiC1v2, whole genome shotgun sequence:
- the Akh gene encoding adipokinetic hormone, translated as MNPKSEVLIAAVLFLLLACVQCQLTFSPDWGKRSVGGAGPGSFFESQQGNCKTSNEMLLEIFRFVQSQAQLFLDCKHRE; from the exons ATGAATCCCAAGAGCGAAGTCCTCATTGCCGCAGTGCTTTTCCTGCTCCTGGCCTGCGTCCAGTGTCAG ctaaCTTTCTCGCCGGATTGGGGCAAGCGTTCGGTGGGCGGAGCTGGTCCTGGATCCTTTTTCGAGTCCCAGCAAGGCAACTGCAAGACCTCCAACGAAATGCTGCTCGAGATCTTCCGTTTTGTGCAATCCCAGGCTCAACTATTCCTGGACTGCAAGCACCGCGAGTAG
- the Ras64B gene encoding ras-like protein 2, translating to MQMQTYKLVVVGGGGVGKSAITIQFIQSYFVTDYDPTIEDSYTKQCNIDDVPAKLDILDTAGQEEFSAMREQYMRSGEGFLLVFALNDHSSFDEIPKFQRQILRVKDRDEFPMLMVGNKCDLKHQQQVSLEEAQNTSRSLMIPYIECSAKLRVNVDQAFHELVRIVRKFQIAERPFIEQSYKKKGKRKCCLM from the exons ATGCAGATGCAAACGTACAAACTGGTGGTcgtcggcggcggcggcgtggGAAAGTCTGCGATCACGATACAGTTCATCCAG AGCTACTTCGTCACGGACTACGATCCCACCATTGAAGACTCGTATACGAAGCAGTGCAACATAGATGATGTGCCAGCCAAATTGGACA TTCTGGACACGGCTGGTCAGGAGGAGTTCAGTGCCATGCGGGAGCAGTATATGCGCTCCGGCGAGGGCTTCCTGCTCGTCTTCGCCCTCAACGATCATTCCAGCTTCGATGAGATCCCCAAGTTCCAGCGCCAAATACTGCGCGTCAAGGATCGCGACGAGTTCCCCATGCTGATGGTCGGTAACAAGTGCGATTTgaagcaccagcagcaggttTCCTTGGAGGAGGCGCAGAACACCAGTCGCAGCCTAATGATCCCCTACATCGAGTGCAGTGCCAAGCTGCGTGTGAATGTCGATCAGGCTTTCCACGAGCTGGTGAGGATCGTGCGGAAGTTCCAAATCGCCGAGCGTCCCTTCATCGAGCAGAGTTACAAGAAGAAGGGCAAGAGGAAGTGCTGCCTGATGTAA